GGCTCGTTCATACAAGTTGCGATCCATAATGTCCACGGCCAAACTGGCTTGAAGCCGCATGGCATTTAATTGACCTGAAATAATGGTAGTGAACAAGGAGCTTATCGAGTCGGCAAACACACCATCTATGTCGCGGCCTATTTTCTTTATGGCCTCAAGCACGGGCATGAATTCTACCGCTTCTTTGCGCGCCGCAGTGATGATGCCATTCAACACGATTAACTCAAGATCATCATTAATCGCAGTGGAACGATTCCGAATATCCAATAAATCATCCGATACAAGCCCAGTGATGATGTCGGTATCTGTCCCCGTGGATGATGCCCTTTCTTGCGCACTGCTACTGGGCAGAGCCCCTCGGGTGTTCGACTCAATCTCATGAATGGCAACCAAGGAACTCATCAACCAATCCTTAGGACCAGCATAACCTTGATAAGCGGTCCCTTTGGCACAAACTTGCACCAATTCATTGCCTTTGTTCGTCACCAGTTGCGGCTCTAATGCAATAGAAAAGCGCTCAGGCAGGTCTTTCTGGTAATAAAATGGCGCAAAAAGCACATTCCCTGCACTATTTAAGAGCAAGAAGTGGTTTGTTTCGTCTTCCGCTAATAAGTGATTTATGATGCCCTCTAATTCATTTTGAAAACGAAAGCTCAATACGATCACACCAATCACAACACCATTGTCCACCACAGCATTGGCGTACAAAAGATTGTCCTCATGACCGCCCATCAGTTCCGTGATACCAAAATACTCCACATAATCATCAGGATTATCGAGCGCTTGTTGAATAAAGGCGTCATTAACCTTGCCTGTTCGACTTGGCTGGCTTAATTCAAACACCACCTCGCCTTGCGGAGTTAATAAAAGTGCATTGTGATAAACAGAATAGATATCGATATAGGCTTGCAATCGCTGCTGCATAAACAAACGATCTTCTTCCTCGAGATTGGCTTTTTTCAAGTAGCGTACCACATCGTCATCGGTGGCTAGAAAGCCTATATCAGCGGTACGTTCGAACAAGTTGCGAATCAAAACATCAATCGCCACCTGACACCTTGACCAGTTTTGGCCGATCACCTTACGGGCATGCTCGCTGACCAAACTTTCAATGAGTTTTTCTTGCAAGCCGTGAAACTGTTCTAGAGTCGTTTCCATATCCTCTAGAATGGTTGAAGCAACATCTAAACTGTTAATTTTCCCTATTAACGCAATCTTTTCCCACCAAGTACTCAGCGATTTCAGATCTCGATCATATTGATCGACTTCTTTAATAGCACGCTTCATCGCATCTTGGTGTTGAGCGATAAATACATCCACAACTTAGGCACCTTATATACAACTACAACTACAACTACAACGTAAGTTACTGTTTAAGCAAAAATATTGCCAATTAAGCATATTTAATTTGCCATTAAGGTATATCTAGTTCTCCTTACAAGTAAGTCAACGATATTGAGAATTTTTATCACCTTCCTTTCATAGAACACCTACACGTCTCATCACAAACCAGCCAGCAAATTAACTATGTTGGCCTAATCAACATACAAGACAGGCATGGACAAAGGGAAGTCAAAGTGAACACTTCAATAAAAAACAACCAAACACTGTGATCAAATGGAAGTATTGAATTAAAAATATTCGACATAAAGAAAAATGCTATTGAGAAAGGTAGGATTTAATCTTCCCCAGAAACCTGCAAATCACTAAATCACTAAATCACTAAATCACTAAATCACTAAATCACTAAATCACTAAATCACTAAATCACTAAATCACTAAATCACTAAATCACTAAATCACTAAATCACTAAATCACTAAATCACATTAAAAAATCAAGCCTTTAGGAATAAATGTAAATCAACAACCAGAGTCGATAAGGTCATATACAGATTAACTAATGATTTTATTCTTAATAGCTTTCAAGTCTAAATGCGAGCACCCGCTCAAAATATAAAGCCCTTACTATCTGTCCGTATTAATTATCAATTTTTTATATCTTAATTATCATATTTTATATATCTAAATTCCTTTATCAAAAAAACTTAAAAATAAGCAGAATTTTATATTGATTCTTTACACAATCTTGTTATAGCATGATTTTGTGCTTATAAGATTCATAATTTTTAAACAATACATGGAACTGTTTTATGATCTATATTCTCGTCTAGTTTATTGCCTATATTGTTTTTAGAAAGTTGCCTTTAGAAAGGCATTTACCTTGCTGCCAAATTATAAATTTAGTTCTATTTTTTAGCACACTTAAATATTGGAAATATCGCTAATAACTATTTTTAATATCTTATTCAATGTAAAAGGAATGGAAAGTGAATAAATTTTTCAAAACCATGTCAGTTATTATTTTGTCTGTATTCTTGATCGCATGCGGTGAACCAGAGCTGGATACATCCTCAGATCAAGCCATGAAAGAATCAGCAAAAGAAATAATGTCAACCCTATCTTCTGAAGACAAAAATAGATTTCAAAAAACCGTCACCGGAATCTACATGATGGCTGGATTTGCTGCTATGGGGAGTAATGTCTCTGCCGAGGATGCTAGAGCCAAAGTAAATGAAATGCTAGACGGTAAAACAGCCGAAGAGATATTTGCCCTAGCCGATGAAATAAAAAAGGCCAGTAATGAATAATAGAGGCAGTGATATGAAATTATTTTATATTGCACCTTTATTATTACTGCCTCTACTCACCGGCTGTAAGTCTATTATAGAAACAGAGGTGAAATTATCGGATTTGTTAAATTCACCTACCAAAAAAATCACAGGCGACCTATATGTTAGTGTCGCCGCTTGTTCCTCTTATGAAGACTCTAGACTGGAATCAGAAGCGGTAAGAGAATCTAAAACGACGGTAAAAGACATTTTTCCTGAAGCTCGATACGTAGAATGTTTTCAAAAAAAGTTTGATTCTTTAGCGCACTTTAACATTCCTATTACATTAGACAAAGATGATGACAGCCAACTGGCTTCAAATGATAGTCTCAATATCATTTCAAACAAAAAAGAACTACTAAAAATTGCCATTCCAGCATCCATCAACAATCGCATTAATAAACTTGAAAAAAGTAGTTTTGGAATGGGCGATATTGAATTGTCAGTTCATATCAAAGTAGACAATGATTTATCTACTGATCATCCTTTTAAAGTGGTATCTGCTTATATAGATGATACCCCATATGTTTATGGTGCCTTGTCTTCTAAAAAAGGAAGCTCTTTTGACATAAAGTTATCTGATGTTTCCGTTGGACAAGCAAGATTGAACGGTGATCCACTGGTGTTACTTCACTAAAACGTATAAATAAGGAAATAATTAATATAAAAGCTCTTGCTATTATCGCGCTTGTATTTGGTGCATTATCTATATTTATCCCAGTAGGTGGCGTATTTATTGCTATGATTTGTACTGTTATGGCAATGATTTCGTTTCGCTCTCAACCTACTCTATCTGTAATAACTTTTGGTATTAACATTATTAATACCGCATTCCTCAGTCCCAGTATTTTAATAAGCGATGCAGCATCCTCTCAAACCGTTGGGTTTGATGGTGTGGCAAACAATGCGCCAACCGAGCCGGGAGCTGTTTATTGGTTCTATGTTGGATTTCATGTTGTCTTATTTTGTGTTGCTATTGGATAGCGCTATTTCCGAGGTGCTTCAACACCAGAACAATCCGTAAATAAATAGAATCTAGTTACACTCTATAAAATTCTATTTCATGGATTACTAGAGGCAAATAATATTTCAATTATTATCTCACTCTTTTAGAATGGTATTTATCAACTAGATACCATTCTATCCTCTCAATACAATAAATATTCTCTAACTTATACATATCGGTTTTGCTAACCCCAAACCACTGGCATCTTGCATCCACACCAGCTTATACACTCGCTCTTTTTCGTGTTCGATCAGTTCAGCAAAATGGGGGCTTGTGAATTTACCAAGCAGGGTGCCCCATAAGGATTCTTTGTCAGGGGCTTTGTCGTACCATTCGCTGGCGTGTTTATGGTATAGGAATTGAGCACTGTCCCACTTAGAAAGGTTCTTAGCAATCTCAGTACCCGGTACATCACTTTCATCTAGGGTCACTGTTTGATAGAAGGCTTTAAAAAAATCATTGGGTTCTTCAAGATTCAGGTAGCCATCCGAACCATCACCTTCCACTTTTTTCACTTTATTGCTTACTTTTATAAAAAAGTGCACTACCATAAAACCGCTTCAAAAACGCCTCTGGCGGTTCTTCTATAGGCTTTTATTAAAGCTTCAGTTTGAATAAAGAAATTAAATAAGTATAAACAACCACCCAATTCGCTATCATTACATTTTTATAGGCTATAAAAATCATCTTAAAAACAAAAAAATTATTCATGTGATAAATTTTATTTAAGTTCCTTAATACGATCACAAGCAAATTTTTCTACATTATCTAAAGTGAAGATATGTTGTTCATCTATATAAAATCCAGAGTCATCTTCTTCAGCCCGATATGTACTTTCATATCTCTTCAATAATTTCAATAATTCATCAAAAATATATAACCTATTAATTATAAACTTTGTACTTAAACTAGCTTTTTCATGACTAGCATCAGTCTGTAACATAATAGTCGGATAATCAATTCCATCACAATTTAAAGCTTTCTTATATTTTACAATAGTCGGGTTATCAGTATGAATAAAGAATTGGTTTTTTTTATCAAAATAACGAACATGAACACTACTGTAATAATCAGGATTAGCCATCGATGATTGATTTATTAGCTTAGAGCTTTCTAAAGGTGTTAACTTACCAATGACTATATCCCAATCATTTACAGATCCTAAAAGAGAGCCACTAAAAAATATACTTAAAAATAAAAAATTCTTAAATCGCTTCATTGAAAATTCTTTCCTTAATAATTTCGTTAAAATGTTTCCTTCTATCCTCTTTAGTATCAGTAGCTAAATTAATAATCTCCGTTACCTTATCAACAATAATTCCAGCATCACCCTCATCCGCTTTGTCCCACATTTTTTTCTTCAACCAAAAGAGCGCACCGGAGCGAACAGCGTATTTGATCTCTAATAATTTTTCAGGGGTTGCAACAAAATCCATTTGTTCATCTGGCCATAGGTCGTTATACCAATCAGTGATATCTTGATAATTATCCTTGCCTGTCAATTGCTTAAGCCCACGACCTCGGTATTTCCATCCATCACCGAATTCGGTATTACCTAGGGCAAATTCTGTCCCTTCTCGATGAGCACCGTAAATTTTATTGGCAATCACTTCATATTTCGCTTGCTTTTCTGCATCCGTCATCAGTGCCCTGCCAGCTCTATCTGGAAAAGCATCCGTCGCCGCTTCAGAAGTATGTTCTGCAAGTTTGTAATAACTAAACTCCTTCAATGCGCTTTCTTGGTACGTTAAATCTTCTTCTAAACGAAAGTTTTCACCCACTTCTTGCTGAATTTGCGCAAAAAAGTGATCAAGTCTTAACTTAGTATCCAGTTTGACCATGACAGCAATTTCATTAATTTCATCCGCAACACTTTCTAGGAAGTCATCAGTAACTGAAGTACGACGCCAAATTTTCCTCAGCATGTCTTTGGTGATACAACAACCTGACTTAAAAGCCACACCATGCCCTATCGGCCACCAGTTCCACACTTCTTTTGATAAGCCTAAGCCACTGGCATCTTGCATCCATACGAGATTATCCACTCGCTCTTTTTCGTGTTCGATCAGTTCGGCAAAATGGGGGCTGGTGAATTTGCCGAGCAAGCTTTCCCAAATGGATTCTTTTTCAGGGGCTTTGTCGTACCACTCGCTGGCGTGTTTATGGTATAGGAATTGGGCACTGTCCCACTTAGAGAGGTTCTTAGCAATCTCAGTACCCGGCACATCACTTTCATCTAAGGTCACTGTTTGATAGAAGGCTTTGAAAAAATCATTAGGCTCTTCAAGGTTCAGGTAGCCATCCGAACCATCACCTTCCACTTTTTTCACTTTATTGCTTACTTTTATAAAAAAGTGCACTACCATAAAACCGCTTCAAAAACGCCTCTGGCGGTTCTTCTATAGGCTTTTATTAAAGCTTCAGTTTGTTGAATAAGTATAAACAACCACCCAATTCGCTATCATTACATTCTTACAGGCTATACAAATCATCTTAAAAACAAAAATTTTATTCATGTGATAAACTTTATTTAAGTTCCTTAATACGATCACAAGCAAATTTTTCTACGTTATTTAGAGTAAATATATGTTTTTTATCTATGTAAAATCCAGAATCATCTTCTTCAGAGCGATATGTACTTTCATATTTATTCAATAATTTCAAAGTATCATCAAAAATAAAAAGTCTATTAATTAAAAATGTTACGCTTAAGCTAGCTTTTTCAAAACTAGAATCCGTTTTAAGCATTACAACAGGGTAATCAACCCCATCACAATTTAATAAATTATTATATTTTACTGATGTTGGAATATTACCGAGCCAAATAAATTGATACGTAGCTTTATCTTGATATGTAATATGCACCGTTTTATATGAATCCCGCACCGCTCGAGGAGCCGTTGTTTCCTTGAGTTCTATTAGTTCACTATCTGTAAGAGGCTCGATTGTCACTGAGATTTCATCTGCCCAGCAGACATCAAGCATAATCAAAAATACCAACAAGCATTTAAATAGCCTCATCAAATACCCCTCCTTCTCTTTTTCCAGTTGTTTCATTTTCTTTACCCTGACTGATATCTTTAAAATGGCCGATACGACTATTTTTCTGCTCCTCATCAAGCCCAGCATTAATAATCTCCGTTACCGCATTCACGTCATCATTAGTATCACCATTATCTGCTTTGTCCCACATTTTATGTTTCAGCCAAAAGAGCGCACCGGAGCGAACAGCGTATTTGATCTCTAATAATTTTTCAGGGGTTGCTACAAAGTCTATGTTTTCATCTGGCCATAGGTCGTTATACCATTTCGTAAAATTTTGATAATTCGATTTACCAGTGAGTTGCTTAAGCCCACGACCACGGTATTTCCATCCATCACCGAATTCGGTATTACCTAGGGCAAATTCTGTCCCTTCTCGATGAGCACCGTAAATTTTATTGGCAATTACTTCATATTTTGCTTGCTTTTCTGCATCCGTCATCAATGCTCTGCCAGCTTTATCAGGAAAACCATCAACATCAGCGGCAGCATAATACCTTGGTGACTGCTTATAATAACTATACTTTTTTAGTACATGAGGCTGATATGTTAGATCCTCTTCTAATCGAAAGTTAGGGCCCACTTCTTGCAGAATTTGTGCAAAAAAGTGATCCAGTCTTAACTTAGTATCCAGTTTGACCATGACATAAATTTCATTAATTTCATTAGCGACACTTTCTAGGAAGTCATCAGTGACTGAAGTACGACTCCAAATTTTCCTCAGCATGCCTTTGGTGATACAACAACCTGGCTTAAAAGCCACACCATGCCCTATCGGCCACCAGTTCCACACTTCTTTTGATAACCCCAAGCCACTGGCATCTTGCATCCACACGAGATTATCCACTCGCTCTTTTTCGTGTTCGATCAGTTCGGCAAAATGGGGGGTGGTGAATTTACCAAGCAAGGTTTCCCACAAGGATTGTTTTTCAGGGGCTTTGTCGTA
The window above is part of the Marinomonas sp. THO17 genome. Proteins encoded here:
- a CDS encoding DUF6694 family lipoprotein; translation: MNKFFKTMSVIILSVFLIACGEPELDTSSDQAMKESAKEIMSTLSSEDKNRFQKTVTGIYMMAGFAAMGSNVSAEDARAKVNEMLDGKTAEEIFALADEIKKASNE